A single Phoenix dactylifera cultivar Barhee BC4 chromosome 1, palm_55x_up_171113_PBpolish2nd_filt_p, whole genome shotgun sequence DNA region contains:
- the LOC103696907 gene encoding LOW QUALITY PROTEIN: cytochrome P450 709B2-like (The sequence of the model RefSeq protein was modified relative to this genomic sequence to represent the inferred CDS: inserted 1 base in 1 codon; substituted 1 base at 1 genomic stop codon): MLLHATGETFLYWFGPHPTIRITDPELAKQVLSNKFGFFPKETPIPSLLALLGKGLPLTQGAEWARHRHVVSPVFIMDKLKTMTKKMAACAQSMLEXWQDQATQADGQREIEVSSQFQELTADVISHIAFGSSYVEGKEVFQAQKELQTPAAESLLNVNIPGYKYIPSRRNLHRWKLERRVRNTLMHIIQGRLDSKDSSYANDLLGLMMESCRSNPNQERMGQILSMNEIIDECKTFFFAGQETTSHLLTWTVLLLCTNQEWQERLREEVLRECGIGIPNADMLSKLKLVAMVLLEALRLYGPAIMMQRMAAKDLTLGNLVIPKDTRLAIPIAIIHRNKEVWGADADEFNPLRYKNGISKAAKHPNVLLAFSIGPRACIGQNFAMLEAKSVIAMILQRFSLSLSXNYIHAPADMLTLQPQYGLPILLRPLNV, from the exons ATGTTGCTGCATGCCACAGGagaaacatttctatattggtTTGGACCCCATCCAACGATACGTATCACTGATCCAGAGTTGGCTAAACAAGTGCTATCGAACAAATTTGGTTTCTTCCCAAAGGAGACACCAATTCCTAGCCTACTGGCTTTATTGGGTAAGGGTTTGCCTCTCACTCAAGGGGCGGAATGGGCAAGGCACCGGCATGTTGTCAGTCCTGTTTTTATAATGGATAAGCTCAAG ACGATGACAAAGAAGATGGCAGCATGTGCTCAATCCATGCTAGAATGATGGCAAGATCAGGCAACTCAAGCTGACGGACAAAGAGAGATAGAGGTCAGCAGCCAATTTCAAGAGTTAACAGCAGATGTAATCTCCCACATAGCTTTTGGAAGCAGTTATGTTGAAGGCAAGGAAGTCTTTCAGGCACAAAAGGAGCTTCAGACACCTGCAGCAGAAAGTCTTCTCAATGTGAACATCCCTGGATACAA ATATATTCCTTCTAGGAGGAATCTGCACAGGTGGAAGCTAGAAAGAAGAGTGAGGAACACACTGATGCACATCATACAGGGCCGATTAGATTCGAAGGACTCCAGCTATGCAAATGATCTGCTTGGGTTGATGATGGAGTCTTGCAGATCAAACCCTAATCAAGAGCGAATGGGTCAAATATTGAGCATGAATGAGATCATAGATGAGTGCAAGACATTCTTCTTTGCTGGACAGGAGACCACCTCCCATTTGCTTACTTGGACTGTGCTCCTGTTGTGTACCAACCAAGAATGGCAGGAGAGGCTCAGAGAGGAGGTGCTCAGAGAATGTGGTATAGGAATTCCCAATGCAGACATGCTCAGCAAGTTAAAATTG GTTGCCATGGTTCTCTTAGAAGCCTTGAGGCTCTATGGTCCAGCAATCATGATGCAAAGAATGGCTGCTAAAGATTTGACTTTAGGAAACCTAGTGATTCCGAAGGACACCAGACTGGCAAtaccaattgcaattattcataGGAATAAAGAGGTTTGGGGAGCTGATGCTGATGAGTTCAATCCTCTTAGATACAAGAATGGGATATCAAAAGCTGCCAAGCACCCCAATGTACTACTTGCATTCTCGATAGGACCGAGAGCATGCATTGGTCAAAACTTTGCAATGTTGGAAGCGAAATCCGTGATCGCCATGATCCTCCAGAGGTTCTCATTATCTCTCT CCAACTATATACATGCACCAGCGGACATGCTTACCCTTCAGCCGCAGTATGGGCTTCCTATACTTCTAAGACCCTTGAATGTCTGA